One Actinosynnema pretiosum DNA segment encodes these proteins:
- a CDS encoding acyl-CoA dehydrogenase family protein, with protein sequence MGAFSLELNPDQRDLRDWVHGFAAEVVRPAAAEWDEREETPWPVIREAAKIGLYGFESLATWFADPVGLSLPIATEELFWGDAGIGLSLMGTGLAVAGILASGEPEQLAEWAPECFGDESDPRVAAFCASEPQAGSDVAGYRTRAVYDEAADEWVLNGQKSWATNGGIASVHVVTAVVDPALGARGQAGFVVPPGTRGLSSPAKVRKHGMRASHTADVFLDDVRVPGRCLLGGRERLEARLARAREGRRAGVQGAMATFESTRPVVGAMAVGVARAAHEYALAYAKDREAFGRKIIENQSIAFDLANVRVEIDAARLLVWRAAWMARNNVPFTAGEGSMCKLKAAEVAVWATERAIQALGGAGYTRDHPVERMHRDAKLFTIFEGTSEIQRLVVARAISGVQVR encoded by the coding sequence GTGGGCGCCTTCTCGTTGGAGCTGAACCCCGACCAGCGCGACCTGCGGGACTGGGTCCACGGGTTCGCGGCGGAGGTGGTCCGGCCCGCCGCCGCCGAGTGGGACGAGCGCGAGGAGACGCCGTGGCCGGTGATCCGGGAGGCGGCGAAGATCGGCCTGTACGGGTTCGAGTCGCTGGCCACCTGGTTCGCCGACCCGGTCGGGCTGTCGCTGCCGATCGCCACCGAGGAGCTGTTCTGGGGCGACGCGGGCATCGGGCTGTCGCTGATGGGCACGGGCCTCGCGGTCGCGGGCATCCTCGCGTCGGGCGAGCCGGAGCAGCTGGCCGAGTGGGCGCCGGAGTGCTTCGGCGACGAGTCCGACCCGCGGGTGGCGGCGTTCTGCGCGTCCGAGCCGCAGGCCGGGTCGGACGTGGCGGGCTACCGGACGCGCGCGGTGTACGACGAGGCGGCGGACGAGTGGGTGCTCAACGGCCAGAAGTCGTGGGCCACCAACGGGGGCATCGCGAGCGTGCACGTGGTCACGGCGGTCGTGGACCCGGCGCTGGGCGCGCGCGGCCAGGCGGGGTTCGTCGTGCCGCCGGGGACGCGCGGCCTGTCGTCGCCCGCGAAGGTGCGCAAGCACGGGATGCGCGCCTCGCACACGGCGGACGTGTTCCTGGACGACGTGCGCGTGCCCGGCCGCTGCCTGCTCGGCGGCCGGGAGCGCCTGGAGGCGCGCCTGGCGCGGGCCCGCGAGGGGCGGCGCGCGGGCGTGCAGGGCGCGATGGCGACGTTCGAGTCGACCCGGCCGGTGGTCGGCGCGATGGCGGTGGGCGTGGCGCGGGCGGCGCACGAGTACGCGCTGGCGTACGCGAAGGACCGCGAGGCGTTCGGCCGGAAGATCATCGAGAACCAGTCGATCGCGTTCGACCTGGCGAACGTCCGCGTGGAGATCGACGCGGCCCGCCTGCTGGTGTGGCGGGCGGCCTGGATGGCCCGCAACAACGTGCCGTTCACGGCGGGCGAGGGCTCGATGTGCAAGCTGAAGGCGGCCGAGGTGGCGGTCTGGGCGACCGAGCGCGCGATCCAGGCCCTCGGCGGCGCGGGCTACACCCGCGACCACCCGGTGGAGCGGATGCACCGCGACGCGAAGCTGTTCACGATCTTCGAGGGCACCTCGGAGATCCAGCGGCTGGTGGTGGCGCGGGCGATCTCGGGGGTGCAGGTGCGGTGA
- a CDS encoding OmpA family protein, protein MVRLPPGRVLTLLLPLALLPATTTACAERDPTSTVVIGVTASANEPAVTLTPAVRAVLREAVAGGDVRLVVHRSSANSPIAVWDGPISPRDGDGALERDPERREKALVETLGKVESVVGAAAGDNPQLDPLGLLAAAARVPGAQTVVLLSSGLQTAAPLDLAERGLALDVPDAISALPVDAVPRLAGKRVLLSGLGEVAGPQQPLPDDGRRALGELWRGICLRAQGSGCDLDVTVGERREPVSLVRVPAVPVEGGLPDERPPDTGEEAEGQTPDGAGADRQDGSARSATEVVTLPNALLFQPDSDVLVPTASAALERIARRFGPGTTARVTGHTAHRGAAQGALALSERRARRVAGALVSLGVPGEALTSVRGVGYDEPVRPEVDATGRPVPGAAEQNRAVVVELTGPVAGG, encoded by the coding sequence ATGGTTCGTCTTCCACCCGGCCGAGTCCTGACCCTCCTGTTACCCCTGGCGCTGCTGCCCGCGACCACGACCGCGTGCGCCGAGCGCGACCCCACCTCCACCGTCGTCATCGGCGTGACCGCGTCGGCCAACGAGCCCGCCGTCACCCTCACCCCCGCCGTGCGGGCCGTGCTGCGCGAGGCGGTCGCGGGCGGGGACGTGCGGCTGGTCGTCCACCGCTCCAGCGCGAACTCGCCCATCGCGGTGTGGGACGGGCCGATCAGCCCGAGGGACGGGGACGGCGCGCTGGAGCGCGACCCGGAGCGGCGGGAGAAGGCGCTGGTCGAGACCTTGGGCAAGGTCGAGTCCGTGGTCGGCGCGGCGGCGGGCGACAACCCCCAGCTCGACCCGCTGGGCCTGCTCGCCGCCGCGGCCCGCGTGCCCGGCGCGCAGACCGTGGTGCTGCTGAGCAGCGGCCTGCAGACCGCCGCGCCGCTCGACCTCGCCGAGCGCGGGCTCGCGCTGGACGTCCCCGACGCGATCAGCGCGCTCCCGGTCGACGCGGTGCCCCGGCTCGCGGGCAAGCGGGTGCTGCTCAGCGGCCTCGGCGAGGTGGCCGGTCCGCAGCAGCCGCTGCCCGACGACGGCAGGCGGGCGCTGGGCGAGCTGTGGCGGGGGATCTGCCTGCGCGCGCAGGGCTCCGGGTGCGACCTGGACGTGACGGTGGGCGAGCGGCGGGAACCGGTGTCGCTGGTGCGGGTGCCCGCCGTGCCGGTGGAGGGCGGCCTGCCGGACGAGCGGCCCCCGGACACCGGCGAGGAGGCCGAGGGGCAGACCCCCGACGGGGCGGGCGCCGATCGGCAGGACGGGAGCGCGCGGAGCGCGACGGAGGTCGTGACCCTGCCGAACGCCCTGCTGTTCCAACCCGACTCGGACGTCCTGGTGCCCACCGCGTCGGCGGCGTTGGAGCGCATCGCCCGCCGCTTCGGGCCGGGCACGACGGCGCGCGTCACCGGGCACACCGCGCACCGGGGCGCCGCGCAGGGCGCGCTGGCCCTGTCCGAGCGCAGGGCCCGCCGGGTGGCGGGGGCGCTGGTGTCGCTGGGCGTCCCTGGCGAGGCGCTGACCTCGGTGCGCGGCGTCGGGTACGACGAACCGGTGCGGCCGGAGGTCGACGCGACCGGGCGGCCGGTGCCGGGGGCCGCGGAGCAGAACCGGGCGGTGGTGGTGGAGCTGACCGGACCGGTGGCGGGCGGGTGA
- a CDS encoding PIN domain-containing protein gives MTDPLLVVDGANVVGSVPDGWWRDRAAAAERLRDSLVRVSTEGVAPLPGPLEVVLVVEGRAKHVGSVPGVHVVAAEASGDDKIVALVAEAAPRPCTVVTADRELKDRVRALGAHTLGPKSVR, from the coding sequence ATGACCGACCCACTGCTCGTAGTAGACGGCGCGAACGTCGTGGGCTCAGTCCCGGACGGTTGGTGGCGCGACCGGGCCGCAGCGGCCGAACGCCTCCGCGACTCCCTCGTGCGGGTGTCCACCGAAGGGGTGGCACCCCTGCCGGGCCCGCTGGAGGTCGTCCTGGTCGTGGAGGGCAGGGCGAAGCACGTGGGGTCCGTGCCGGGCGTCCACGTGGTGGCCGCCGAGGCGAGCGGCGACGACAAGATCGTCGCCCTGGTCGCCGAAGCCGCCCCGAGACCCTGCACCGTGGTCACCGCCGACCGCGAGCTCAAGGACCGCGTCCGAGCCCTGGGCGCCCACACCCTGGGCCCGAAGTCCGTCCGCTGA
- a CDS encoding 3-oxoacyl-ACP reductase: MDRYQSFAGTALGRLVVRKLGLPAPHPLRRHVPGRPPLDGPVLLGGGGRLRGPVGRVIAEAGVRVVEAAPGGVVGAGGAAAGEGAAAGGGEAAGGRAAAGGGGARTGGGAAGGRSWGALVFDATGIDSVGRLRELHAFFQPVVRSLAPCGRVVVLGSPPEGAASRAAQRALEGFTRSLGKELRRGATAQLVQVAEGAEGAIGSTVEFLLSGRSAYVSGQVVRIGRAEVAAPADRERPLDGQVALVTGAARGIGAAIAEVLGRDGAHVVCLDVPASGAALAEVAGRVGGSACHVDITAPDAPRGIAGLLAERHGGVDVVVHNAGITRDRTLGRMTPDEWDAVLSVNLVAQERLNGELLRVLRGGGRVVGVSSIGGVAGNAGQTNYAASKAGVIGLVEALSEELRGRGTANAVAPGFIETAMTAAMPLLPALVGRRLNSVAQGGLPVDVAETVAWLAHPASAGVTGNVVRVCGQSLLGA, translated from the coding sequence ATGGATCGGTACCAGTCCTTCGCCGGGACCGCCCTCGGGCGGTTGGTCGTTCGCAAGCTCGGACTGCCCGCGCCGCACCCGCTGCGGCGGCACGTCCCCGGACGGCCGCCGCTGGACGGGCCGGTGCTGCTCGGGGGTGGCGGGCGGTTGCGGGGGCCGGTCGGGCGGGTGATCGCTGAGGCCGGGGTGCGGGTGGTCGAGGCGGCGCCGGGTGGCGTGGTGGGCGCGGGTGGCGCTGCGGCGGGCGAGGGCGCTGCGGCGGGCGGCGGTGAAGCGGCGGGCGGGCGCGCGGCTGCGGGTGGCGGCGGCGCGCGGACCGGTGGTGGCGCGGCAGGCGGGCGGTCGTGGGGCGCGCTGGTGTTCGACGCGACCGGGATCGACTCGGTCGGGCGGTTGCGGGAGCTGCACGCGTTCTTCCAGCCCGTCGTGCGCTCCCTCGCGCCGTGCGGGCGGGTCGTGGTGCTCGGGTCGCCGCCCGAGGGGGCCGCCTCGCGCGCGGCGCAGCGGGCGCTGGAGGGGTTCACCCGCAGCCTCGGCAAGGAGCTGCGCCGGGGCGCGACCGCGCAGCTCGTCCAGGTCGCCGAGGGGGCCGAGGGGGCGATCGGGTCCACGGTGGAGTTCCTGCTGTCCGGGCGCTCGGCGTACGTGTCCGGCCAGGTCGTGCGGATCGGGCGGGCCGAGGTCGCCGCGCCCGCCGACCGGGAGCGACCGCTCGACGGCCAGGTCGCGCTGGTCACCGGGGCGGCGCGGGGGATCGGGGCGGCCATCGCCGAGGTGCTCGGCCGGGACGGGGCGCACGTGGTGTGCCTGGACGTGCCCGCCTCCGGCGCGGCGCTGGCCGAGGTCGCGGGCCGGGTGGGCGGGTCGGCGTGCCACGTCGACATCACCGCGCCGGACGCGCCGCGCGGGATCGCCGGGCTGCTGGCCGAGCGGCACGGCGGGGTGGACGTGGTGGTGCACAACGCGGGCATCACCCGCGACCGCACCCTCGGTCGGATGACCCCGGACGAGTGGGACGCCGTGCTGTCGGTGAACCTCGTCGCCCAGGAGCGGCTGAACGGCGAACTCCTGCGGGTGCTGCGCGGTGGTGGCAGGGTCGTGGGGGTGTCGTCGATCGGGGGCGTCGCGGGGAACGCGGGCCAGACCAACTACGCCGCCAGCAAGGCCGGGGTGATCGGCCTGGTGGAAGCGCTCTCCGAGGAGCTGCGCGGGCGGGGCACCGCGAACGCCGTCGCGCCGGGGTTCATCGAGACCGCGATGACCGCCGCGATGCCGCTGCTGCCCGCGCTGGTCGGGCGGCGGCTCAACTCGGTGGCGCAGGGCGGGCTGCCGGTGGACGTGGCCGAGACCGTGGCGTGGCTCGCGCACCCGGCGTCGGCCGGGGTGACCGGCAACGTCGTGCGGGTGTGCGGGCAGAGCCTGCTGGGGGCGTGA
- a CDS encoding acetyl-CoA C-acetyltransferase — protein MAGTRRVAVLGGNRTPFARAGGPYARASNQDLLTAALDGLVARFGLAGERLGEVVGGAVLKHSRDFNLVRESVLGSALSPATPATDLQQACGTGLQAVIAVANKIALGQLDSGIAGGVDTASDAPIGVNEGLREVLLEFDRARTTTARLRALAKLRPGHVVPEIPRNGEPRTGMSMGEHAAITARQWGVTRAEQDELAAASHRNLAAAYDSGFLDDLVTPFLGLTRDQNLRPGSTPAALAALKPVFGADSGMTAGNSTPLTDGAAVVLLASEEWAAARGLPVQACLTFSETAAVDHVHGGEGLLTAPVHAVPRLLARAGIALPDFDFYEIHEAFASQVLATLKAWEDPDHPALADGVRLGRVDRARLNVTGSSLATGHPFAATGGRIVATLAKLLARRGSGRGLISICAAGGQGVVAVLER, from the coding sequence GTGGCAGGCACCAGGAGGGTCGCCGTCCTCGGCGGCAACCGCACCCCGTTCGCCCGAGCGGGCGGCCCCTACGCCCGCGCCTCGAACCAGGACCTGCTCACCGCCGCCCTCGACGGCCTCGTCGCCCGCTTCGGCCTCGCGGGCGAGCGCCTCGGCGAGGTCGTCGGCGGCGCGGTCCTCAAGCACAGCAGGGACTTCAACCTCGTCCGCGAGTCCGTCCTCGGCAGCGCCCTGTCCCCCGCCACCCCCGCCACCGACCTCCAGCAGGCCTGCGGGACCGGCCTCCAGGCCGTGATCGCGGTGGCCAACAAGATCGCCCTCGGGCAGCTCGACTCCGGGATCGCGGGCGGCGTCGACACCGCCTCCGACGCCCCGATCGGCGTCAACGAGGGCCTGCGCGAGGTCCTCCTGGAGTTCGACCGGGCCCGCACCACCACCGCCCGCCTGCGCGCGCTCGCCAAGCTGCGCCCCGGCCACGTCGTCCCGGAGATCCCCCGCAACGGCGAGCCCCGCACCGGGATGTCCATGGGCGAGCACGCCGCGATCACCGCCCGGCAATGGGGTGTCACCCGCGCCGAGCAGGACGAGCTCGCCGCCGCCAGCCACCGCAACCTCGCCGCCGCCTACGACTCCGGCTTCCTCGACGACCTGGTGACCCCGTTCCTCGGCCTCACCAGGGACCAGAACCTGCGCCCTGGCTCCACCCCTGCCGCGCTCGCCGCGCTGAAGCCCGTCTTCGGCGCCGACTCCGGCATGACGGCGGGCAACTCCACCCCGCTCACCGACGGCGCCGCGGTGGTCCTGCTGGCGAGCGAGGAGTGGGCGGCGGCGCGCGGGCTGCCGGTGCAGGCGTGCCTGACGTTCTCCGAGACCGCCGCCGTCGACCACGTGCACGGCGGCGAGGGTCTGCTCACCGCGCCGGTCCACGCGGTGCCGAGGCTGCTCGCCCGCGCCGGGATCGCGCTGCCGGACTTCGACTTCTACGAGATCCACGAGGCGTTCGCCTCCCAGGTCCTGGCCACCCTCAAGGCCTGGGAGGACCCCGACCACCCGGCGCTCGCGGACGGCGTCCGGCTCGGCCGCGTCGACCGCGCCAGGCTGAACGTCACCGGCTCGTCCCTCGCCACCGGCCACCCGTTCGCCGCGACCGGCGGGCGGATCGTCGCCACGCTCGCGAAGCTGCTGGCGCGCAGGGGCTCGGGACGTGGGCTGATCTCGATCTGCGCGGCGGGCGGGCAGGGCGTCGTGGCCGTGCTGGAGCGCTGA
- a CDS encoding NHL domain-containing thioredoxin family protein, producing MTTARRRARVRAPELVGRGWLNTGDQDITLAQLRGKVVLLDFWTFCCINCLHVLDELRPLEAEFADVLVTIGVHSPKFVHEADPDALVAAVERYEVHHPVLDDPELTTWQNYAVKAWPTLVVVDPEGYVVHVAAGEGHVDALRQVVTELIAEHGAKGTLHRGDGPYVAPPPPDTALRFPAKAVLTPAGTLLVSDSAHHSLVELAADGETVLRRVGTGERGRADGLEPTFSEPAGIALLPPEVAATTGYHAVVADTVNHLLRGLNLDTGEVTTVAGTGEQWRDGATDGPADEIPLTSPWDVVWWEPANAVAIALAGNHTLGLFDPVAGRLERLAGTTVEGLNDGPADQAFFAQTSGLASDGERLWLVDSETSALRWLDPDRTVHTAVGKGLFDFGHRDGPADQALLQHPLGVTALPDGSVAIADTYNGAVRRYDPATGEVSTIATDVAEPSDAVLVDGELVVVASAAHRLERPVAPGVRITGDAHRVRRPPTEIGVGELELAVVFTPPTGQKLDDRYGPSTRLEITSSPPGLLAGGAGVGTDLVRGLRVAEGFTEGVLHVVAQAASCTDDPAVEHPVCKLTRQDWGVPVRITPDGPSRLPLMMGGLDG from the coding sequence GTGACGACCGCGCGACGCCGTGCCCGTGTCCGTGCCCCCGAGCTCGTCGGCCGGGGCTGGCTGAACACCGGGGACCAGGACATCACCCTCGCCCAGCTCAGGGGCAAGGTCGTCCTGCTCGACTTCTGGACCTTCTGCTGCATCAACTGCCTGCACGTCCTCGACGAGCTCCGCCCCCTGGAGGCCGAGTTCGCCGACGTCCTGGTCACCATCGGCGTGCACTCGCCGAAGTTCGTCCACGAGGCCGACCCGGACGCGCTGGTCGCCGCCGTCGAGCGCTACGAGGTGCACCACCCCGTCCTCGACGACCCCGAGCTGACCACCTGGCAGAACTACGCCGTCAAGGCCTGGCCGACCCTCGTCGTGGTCGACCCCGAGGGCTACGTCGTGCACGTCGCCGCGGGCGAGGGCCACGTCGACGCCCTGCGCCAGGTCGTCACCGAGCTGATCGCCGAGCACGGGGCCAAGGGCACCCTCCACCGGGGCGACGGCCCGTACGTGGCCCCGCCCCCGCCGGACACCGCCCTGCGCTTCCCCGCCAAGGCCGTCCTCACCCCGGCAGGCACCCTCCTGGTCAGCGACTCCGCCCACCACTCCCTGGTCGAGCTGGCCGCCGACGGCGAGACCGTCCTGCGCCGCGTCGGCACCGGCGAGCGCGGGCGCGCGGACGGCCTCGAACCCACCTTCTCCGAACCCGCAGGCATCGCCCTGCTCCCGCCCGAGGTCGCCGCCACGACCGGCTACCACGCCGTTGTCGCCGACACCGTCAACCACCTCCTGCGCGGCCTCAACCTGGACACCGGCGAGGTCACCACCGTCGCGGGCACCGGCGAGCAGTGGCGCGACGGCGCGACCGACGGCCCGGCCGACGAGATCCCGCTGACCAGCCCCTGGGACGTGGTCTGGTGGGAGCCCGCGAACGCGGTCGCCATCGCCCTCGCGGGCAACCACACCCTCGGCCTGTTCGACCCGGTCGCGGGCAGGCTGGAGCGCCTCGCGGGCACCACCGTCGAGGGCCTCAACGACGGCCCCGCCGACCAGGCGTTCTTCGCCCAGACCTCGGGCCTGGCCTCGGACGGCGAGCGCCTGTGGCTGGTCGACTCCGAGACCTCCGCGCTGCGCTGGCTCGACCCCGACCGCACCGTCCACACCGCCGTCGGCAAGGGCCTGTTCGACTTCGGCCACCGCGACGGCCCCGCGGACCAGGCCCTGCTGCAGCACCCGCTGGGCGTCACCGCCCTCCCGGACGGCTCGGTCGCGATCGCCGACACCTACAACGGCGCGGTCCGCCGCTACGACCCGGCCACCGGCGAGGTCTCCACCATCGCCACCGACGTCGCCGAGCCGTCCGACGCCGTGCTCGTCGACGGCGAGCTGGTCGTCGTCGCCTCCGCCGCGCACCGCCTGGAGCGCCCGGTTGCCCCCGGCGTCCGGATCACCGGGGACGCCCACCGGGTGCGCCGCCCCCCGACCGAGATCGGCGTCGGCGAGCTGGAGCTGGCCGTCGTCTTCACCCCGCCCACCGGCCAGAAGCTCGACGACCGCTACGGCCCGTCCACCCGCCTGGAGATCACCAGCTCCCCGCCGGGGCTGCTGGCGGGCGGCGCGGGCGTCGGCACGGACCTGGTGCGCGGGCTGCGCGTCGCCGAGGGCTTCACCGAGGGCGTGCTGCACGTGGTCGCCCAGGCCGCGAGCTGCACCGACGACCCGGCGGTCGAGCACCCGGTCTGCAAGCTCACCCGCCAGGACTGGGGCGTCCCGGTCCGGATCACGCCGGACGGCCCGTCGCGGCTGCCCCTGATGATGGGCGGCCTGGACGGGTGA
- a CDS encoding SIMPL domain-containing protein: protein MAEVVTKGVGKVERTADRAQVDVTFEAESSTRNEAAGALAERVGRVEELLRRDGVEVRVRSLSVHDNWLGDRRAGARAQQRYVVRATDLAVLDELLSGLVAAEPAWLSGPTWELSSDADAVTEAQRAAVADARRRAEGYAAALGARLGPLLRLADGDGEVWAAETARATMAYGAGGAPGEPVRMEQLNLEAQQIVVTVRCTATWTLLD, encoded by the coding sequence ATGGCCGAAGTGGTGACCAAGGGTGTCGGCAAGGTCGAGCGGACCGCCGACCGCGCGCAGGTGGACGTGACCTTCGAGGCCGAGTCCTCGACCAGGAACGAGGCGGCGGGCGCGCTCGCCGAGCGGGTCGGGCGGGTGGAGGAGCTGCTGCGGCGCGACGGCGTCGAGGTGCGGGTGCGCTCGCTGTCCGTGCACGACAACTGGCTCGGCGACCGGCGCGCGGGCGCGCGGGCGCAGCAGCGGTACGTGGTGCGCGCGACGGACCTCGCCGTCCTGGACGAGCTGCTGTCCGGGCTGGTCGCCGCCGAGCCCGCGTGGCTGAGCGGGCCGACCTGGGAGCTGTCCTCCGACGCCGACGCGGTCACCGAGGCGCAGCGGGCCGCCGTGGCCGACGCCCGGCGCCGGGCCGAGGGCTACGCGGCGGCGCTGGGCGCCCGGCTGGGCCCGCTGCTGCGGCTGGCCGACGGCGACGGCGAGGTGTGGGCGGCCGAGACCGCCAGGGCGACCATGGCCTACGGGGCCGGGGGCGCGCCCGGCGAGCCGGTGCGGATGGAGCAGCTGAACCTGGAGGCGCAGCAGATCGTGGTCACGGTCCGGTGCACCGCGACCTGGACGCTGCTGGACTAG
- a CDS encoding PIN domain-containing protein, translated as MFPAFLDTCVLFKPYLCDTLLTIAEAEVYRPLWSTGVLEELDRNLRKRGLSEEQVSRRLERMRRNFPDAEITGYQHLIHAMTNDPKDHHVLAAAVRGGAAVVVTENLKDFPEFALEGYGITALHQDDFLLDQLDLAPRAVTAALRRQASRYRKAPRSVEDLLVLLGNEGHGCQGFADACRSRFTS; from the coding sequence TTGTTCCCAGCTTTTCTGGACACCTGCGTGCTCTTCAAGCCCTACTTGTGCGACACGCTGCTGACCATCGCCGAGGCCGAGGTGTATCGACCGCTGTGGTCGACCGGCGTGCTCGAAGAACTCGACCGCAACCTGCGCAAACGCGGCCTTTCCGAGGAGCAGGTGTCCCGTCGGCTGGAGCGGATGCGACGGAACTTCCCGGACGCCGAGATCACGGGCTATCAGCACCTGATCCACGCCATGACCAACGATCCCAAGGATCACCACGTGCTGGCCGCAGCGGTACGCGGCGGGGCCGCGGTTGTGGTTACCGAGAACCTGAAGGACTTCCCCGAGTTCGCACTCGAGGGTTACGGCATCACAGCACTGCACCAGGACGACTTCCTTCTGGACCAGCTGGACCTGGCACCCAGAGCGGTGACAGCGGCACTGCGCAGACAAGCTTCCCGGTACCGCAAAGCCCCTCGTTCGGTGGAGGACCTGCTCGTCCTGCTGGGCAACGAGGGGCACGGCTGTCAGGGGTTCGCCGACGCGTGTCGCAGCCGCTTTACCTCCTGA
- a CDS encoding MaoC family dehydratase, with the protein MANLGLLYARAALSGFARRGEELPEGERSARVLVDREHLAEYARVCGFRRRDELPVTYPHVLAFALQVDLMTARGFPFPLPGLVHVANRVTQTRPLLVGEPLELRVRLEELRAHERGRQFDAVTTAEVDGERVWVDVSTYLRRVAGGGGARSGGVLEPPEPNAVWRVPGDVGRRYAAVSGDRNPIHLFGLAARAFGFRRAIAHGMWTKARCVAALEGRIGGAQVVDARFKTPLGLPARAEFSARPTAEGWRFAVWSGGRPVLEGSVSG; encoded by the coding sequence ATGGCGAACCTGGGACTGCTGTACGCGAGGGCCGCCCTGTCGGGGTTCGCCCGACGGGGCGAGGAGCTGCCGGAGGGTGAGCGGTCGGCGCGGGTGCTGGTGGACCGGGAGCACCTGGCCGAGTACGCGCGGGTGTGCGGGTTCCGGCGGCGCGACGAGCTGCCGGTGACCTACCCGCACGTGCTGGCGTTCGCGCTGCAGGTGGACCTGATGACCGCGCGCGGTTTCCCGTTCCCGCTGCCGGGGCTGGTGCACGTGGCCAACCGGGTCACCCAGACCAGGCCGCTGCTGGTGGGCGAGCCGCTGGAGCTGCGGGTGCGGCTGGAGGAGCTGCGGGCGCACGAGCGCGGTCGGCAGTTCGACGCGGTGACCACGGCCGAGGTCGACGGCGAGCGGGTCTGGGTCGATGTGTCGACATATCTACGGCGCGTCGCCGGGGGTGGCGGGGCCCGGTCGGGCGGGGTGCTGGAGCCGCCGGAGCCGAACGCGGTGTGGCGGGTGCCCGGCGACGTGGGCAGGCGGTACGCGGCGGTGTCCGGCGACCGGAACCCGATCCACCTGTTCGGGCTGGCGGCGCGCGCGTTCGGGTTCAGGCGGGCGATCGCGCACGGGATGTGGACGAAGGCCCGGTGCGTGGCGGCCCTGGAGGGCCGGATCGGCGGGGCGCAGGTGGTGGACGCCCGGTTCAAGACCCCGCTGGGGCTGCCCGCGCGGGCGGAGTTCTCGGCGCGGCCGACGGCGGAGGGGTGGCGGTTCGCGGTGTGGAGCGGCGGGCGGCCGGTGCTGGAGGGGTCGGTCAGCGGGTGA
- a CDS encoding helix-turn-helix domain-containing protein — protein sequence MTATIGERTLLPPTQPECLQSWVVALAQLDRREAALVAPDGARMKLPTEVFEVLRDVAMAMSQGLAITIAPQHTVLSTSEAAQLLGVSRPTLVRLLEAGKIPYEQPSRHRRIRLADLLAHQERSRRARAAGLDEMVQEAEEDGLYDLPLDTPLDRLPTDDTRG from the coding sequence ATGACGGCCACCATCGGAGAACGCACGCTGCTGCCACCTACGCAGCCGGAGTGCCTGCAATCGTGGGTGGTAGCGCTGGCCCAACTGGACCGACGCGAAGCCGCACTGGTCGCCCCTGACGGCGCACGGATGAAGTTGCCCACCGAGGTCTTCGAAGTCCTCCGCGATGTCGCGATGGCCATGTCCCAGGGGCTGGCGATCACCATCGCACCGCAGCACACGGTGCTGTCCACGAGCGAGGCAGCGCAACTGCTGGGCGTCTCGCGACCGACCCTGGTCCGCCTGCTTGAGGCCGGGAAGATTCCCTACGAGCAGCCGAGCAGGCACAGGCGAATCCGCCTTGCAGACCTGCTCGCCCATCAGGAGCGCTCCCGCCGAGCCCGCGCCGCAGGGCTGGACGAGATGGTGCAGGAAGCTGAGGAGGACGGCCTCTACGACCTACCGCTGGACACCCCGCTGGACCGACTTCCCACAGATGACACACGAGGCTGA
- a CDS encoding SCP2 sterol-binding domain-containing protein, producing the protein MSIDLTTEAVAGLRPAELISALEGASPDDPALRSADVNAIAEGVDPRRLSEGEFADLLAALGALADAGAPLDLAAMGAPNFARLVSRASKGQLDEAFARPAVRGRVLDEVFRRMERHFRPERAGATRAVVHFVLTGAEEDRYQVVVEDERCSIAKDLDREPRAVVTAGPTDFVKLATGNASAPVLFMTGKLKVRGDLGLAAGFMGLFDIPRG; encoded by the coding sequence GTGTCCATCGACCTCACCACCGAGGCCGTGGCGGGACTCAGGCCCGCCGAGCTGATCTCCGCGCTGGAGGGCGCGAGCCCCGACGACCCGGCGCTGCGCTCCGCCGACGTCAACGCCATCGCCGAGGGCGTCGACCCGCGCAGGCTCAGCGAGGGCGAGTTCGCCGACCTGCTCGCCGCGCTCGGGGCGCTGGCCGACGCGGGAGCCCCGCTCGACCTGGCCGCCATGGGCGCGCCGAACTTCGCCCGCCTGGTGTCGCGCGCGTCCAAGGGGCAGTTGGACGAGGCGTTCGCCAGGCCCGCCGTGCGCGGGCGCGTGCTGGACGAGGTGTTCCGGCGCATGGAGCGGCACTTCCGGCCCGAGCGCGCGGGCGCGACGCGGGCCGTGGTGCACTTCGTGCTCACCGGGGCCGAGGAGGACCGCTACCAGGTCGTGGTGGAGGACGAGCGCTGCTCGATCGCCAAGGACCTCGACCGCGAGCCGCGCGCGGTGGTGACGGCCGGGCCGACGGACTTCGTGAAGCTGGCGACCGGCAACGCCTCCGCGCCCGTGCTGTTCATGACCGGCAAGCTGAAGGTCCGGGGCGACCTGGGCCTGGCGGCCGGGTTCATGGGCCTGTTCGACATCCCGAGGGGTTGA